In Acidimicrobiales bacterium, the following are encoded in one genomic region:
- a CDS encoding FUSC family protein, whose product MRFVHDPGGTNLRKGLRAAIIVPVVYGATGAAVGSTAALYAAFASFASLVFADFQGTARRKVEGYATLAVIGAVLVLVGSASAGRAAVAVAAIATVTFVIRFVGCLGGYAIAAGTTLMLAFALSVMTRPVVELDQRVGGWVLGCIVAGLGALVAPLHRPPVARDRLAAQSRALAARLRALAEDADLPDLDITLARQVREDLARAPGRPLVATVGQTALTGLLDAIGRATLILEHMSPGPSPFDDVERRLARTAASTFDAAAEALAGGPPADLVPARDALVEHRDAVVAGLRGDDPAARRSIEDGAVRATRLRLVTSLAAVAAADASIWAGHRPPDTIQLDVEVEVPKSGTAAFLARARRTLGFHLRWQSTRFRNSLRAAAALALSLAVARAVDFDHGFWVVLGTLMVLRSGVNDTAVTAVQALRGTVIGFALAAPIAFAANGQDGLLWVLLPAATFLAAWAPGAVGLGSGQAAFTVFVVVLFNLAEPSGAQTAVLRLETVATGIAVAVVAGFVFWPRGPEGSLAPMAARLYRASAATVRAVSAEVLGLSGGPEGLRRARTDLIATREELEETLQELTNDRRASVLLADRVAMMTPPALVISGDWTRRNFGLGPTAPDEGRRPPVALEARAFETEAGFTAVASWLDDASAPTRPLPRPEGEPPPSDGVDPEDYLRMIWLWAWLSTLERSLAHTSDATVAAVRSLPTQWWR is encoded by the coding sequence GTGCGGTTCGTCCACGACCCCGGCGGGACGAACCTCCGCAAGGGTCTCCGCGCCGCGATCATCGTCCCGGTCGTCTACGGCGCCACGGGAGCGGCGGTCGGGTCCACCGCCGCCCTGTACGCAGCCTTCGCGTCGTTCGCGTCGCTCGTGTTCGCCGACTTCCAGGGGACGGCGCGCCGCAAGGTCGAGGGCTACGCGACCCTCGCCGTGATCGGCGCCGTGCTCGTGCTGGTCGGGAGCGCCTCGGCCGGCCGGGCGGCGGTCGCGGTGGCGGCGATCGCCACGGTCACCTTCGTCATCCGCTTCGTGGGCTGCCTGGGCGGCTACGCCATCGCCGCCGGGACCACGCTGATGCTCGCCTTCGCCCTCTCGGTGATGACCCGTCCGGTCGTGGAGCTCGACCAGCGGGTCGGAGGTTGGGTGCTGGGGTGCATCGTCGCCGGGCTGGGCGCGCTGGTCGCGCCCCTCCACCGCCCGCCCGTGGCCCGCGACCGTCTCGCCGCCCAGAGCCGAGCGCTGGCCGCACGACTCCGGGCGCTCGCCGAGGACGCCGACCTCCCCGACCTCGACATCACGCTCGCCCGCCAGGTGCGCGAGGACCTCGCCCGGGCCCCCGGCCGCCCGCTGGTCGCGACCGTGGGCCAGACCGCCCTCACCGGATTGCTCGACGCCATCGGCCGGGCGACGTTGATCCTCGAGCACATGAGCCCGGGCCCCTCCCCGTTCGACGACGTCGAACGTCGGCTGGCCCGTACCGCCGCGTCGACGTTCGACGCGGCCGCCGAGGCCCTCGCCGGGGGTCCGCCGGCCGACCTCGTGCCCGCCCGCGACGCCCTGGTCGAGCACCGCGACGCCGTGGTGGCCGGTCTGCGCGGCGACGACCCGGCGGCGCGGCGCAGCATCGAGGACGGCGCGGTGCGGGCGACCCGGCTGCGCCTGGTGACCTCCCTCGCCGCCGTCGCCGCGGCCGACGCCTCCATCTGGGCCGGCCACCGGCCCCCCGACACCATCCAGCTCGACGTCGAGGTGGAGGTGCCCAAGAGCGGGACCGCGGCGTTCCTGGCCCGCGCCCGGAGGACGCTCGGCTTCCACCTGCGATGGCAGAGCACCCGGTTCCGCAACAGCCTCCGCGCCGCCGCCGCCCTCGCGCTCTCGTTGGCGGTGGCCCGAGCCGTCGACTTCGACCACGGCTTCTGGGTGGTCCTCGGCACCCTCATGGTGCTGCGTAGCGGCGTGAACGACACCGCCGTGACGGCGGTGCAAGCGTTGCGGGGCACGGTGATCGGCTTCGCCCTCGCCGCCCCGATCGCCTTCGCGGCGAACGGCCAGGACGGGCTGTTGTGGGTGCTCCTCCCGGCGGCCACCTTCCTCGCCGCCTGGGCACCCGGGGCCGTGGGCCTGGGCAGCGGCCAGGCGGCGTTCACGGTGTTCGTCGTCGTCCTGTTCAACCTCGCCGAGCCGTCGGGAGCCCAGACCGCCGTGCTGCGCCTCGAGACCGTCGCCACCGGGATCGCCGTCGCCGTGGTCGCGGGGTTCGTCTTCTGGCCACGCGGCCCCGAGGGCAGCCTGGCCCCCATGGCCGCCCGGCTCTACCGCGCCTCGGCCGCCACCGTGCGGGCGGTGAGCGCCGAGGTGCTCGGGCTCTCCGGGGGACCGGAGGGCCTGCGACGGGCGAGGACGGACCTGATCGCCACCCGCGAGGAGCTCGAGGAGACGCTGCAGGAGCTGACCAACGACCGCCGGGCGTCGGTCCTGCTCGCCGACCGGGTGGCGATGATGACGCCGCCGGCGCTCGTCATCTCCGGGGACTGGACCCGCCGGAACTTCGGTCTCGGCCCCACCGCGCCCGACGAGGGCCGGCGACCGCCCGTCGCGCTCGAGGCGCGGGCCTTCGAGACCGAGGCGGGGTTCACCGCCGTGGCCTCCTGGCTCGACGACGCGTCCGCACCGACCCGCCCGCTCCCCCGGCCCGAGGGCGAGCCCCCTCCGTCCGACGGCGTGGACCCCGAGGACTACCTGCGGATGATCTGGCTGTGGGCCTGGCTCAGCACGCTCGAGCGGTCGCTGGCCCACACCTCCGACGCCACCGTCGCCGCCGTCCGCAGCCTCCCGACGCAGTGGTGGCGCTGA
- a CDS encoding OB-fold domain-containing protein, producing the protein MADVVHESVFRLQFPFQRTLGPTIGAFASALADQTLIGVRVGDRVIAPPLEYDPENGAAAGSDFVKVGPKGTVVNWTWVDRPTHLHPLDHPFAFAFVQLDGADTPMFHAVDVGSPDAVSIGMRVEPRWRAEREGRIDDLEAFVPAADDSLSEGAGEPWAVPDELPVDHMEMDCDLTYVDNTAPATLIWMRSLLDGKLIGQQCPMCNRIYVGPRGLCCVDAIELDESHLIDVPDKGVVTNFTIITPTPYPGQTETEPFVRCSILLDGTDAVLSQQSVLGIPASEVRVGMHVECVWAPPEERNVDDVGNRGWGVGGDCIRGWQSTGQPDEPAENYVERMM; encoded by the coding sequence ATGGCAGATGTCGTCCACGAGTCGGTCTTCCGGCTCCAGTTCCCCTTCCAGCGCACGCTGGGCCCCACCATCGGGGCCTTCGCGTCGGCGCTGGCCGACCAGACCCTCATCGGGGTCAGGGTCGGTGACCGGGTCATCGCGCCGCCGCTCGAGTACGACCCCGAGAACGGCGCCGCCGCCGGCTCCGACTTCGTGAAGGTCGGGCCGAAGGGGACCGTCGTCAACTGGACGTGGGTGGACCGGCCCACGCACCTGCACCCCCTCGACCACCCGTTCGCGTTCGCGTTCGTCCAGCTCGACGGGGCCGACACCCCGATGTTCCACGCCGTCGACGTCGGGTCGCCCGACGCCGTGTCGATCGGGATGCGGGTGGAGCCCCGCTGGCGAGCGGAGCGAGAGGGTCGCATCGACGACCTCGAGGCGTTCGTCCCCGCCGCCGACGACAGCCTCAGCGAGGGCGCCGGCGAACCGTGGGCCGTCCCCGACGAGCTGCCCGTCGACCACATGGAGATGGACTGCGACCTCACCTACGTCGACAACACCGCGCCGGCCACGCTGATCTGGATGCGCTCGCTGCTCGACGGCAAGCTCATCGGCCAGCAGTGCCCGATGTGCAACCGGATCTACGTGGGGCCTCGTGGCCTGTGCTGCGTCGACGCCATCGAGCTCGACGAGTCCCACCTGATCGACGTGCCCGACAAGGGCGTCGTCACCAACTTCACGATCATCACCCCGACGCCGTACCCGGGCCAGACCGAGACGGAGCCGTTCGTGCGCTGCTCGATCCTGCTCGACGGCACCGACGCCGTGCTCAGCCAGCAGTCCGTGCTCGGCATCCCCGCCTCCGAGGTCCGGGTCGGCATGCACGTCGAGTGCGTGTGGGCGCCGCCCGAGGAGCGCAACGTCGACGACGTCGGCAACCGGGGGTGGGGTGTCGGCGGTGACTGCATCCGGGGCTGGCAGTCGACTGGCCAGCCCGACGAACCGGCCGAGAACTACGTGGAACGGATGATGTGA
- a CDS encoding lipid-transfer protein: protein MPRTENDIAIVGYAISPLLARTDQTETSMMLPVVAGAIKSAGLTKDDIGFTVSGSCDYLSGQAFSFVSNVDAYGAWPPINESHVEMDGAWALYEAYVRLLQGDIDTAVAAGVGKNSNSDPETLYTIEMDPYYLTPLGADPYSLAALQARALLESGKATEADFAEVVSRNLAAAETNEHALVSGQHSVEELLAEPYVRNPLRRHDLWTTTDGCAAVVLARGQRAYELCERPAWITGIDHRIEPHLPTLRHDLTRSVSTEQAAAGAGLAAGPVEVAELSAPVSYQELILTEALGLGDATEVNPSGGALGANPVMVTGLIRMIEAAKQITENGKHRTLAHATSGPCLQQNLVAILEGDE from the coding sequence ATGCCCAGGACCGAGAACGACATCGCCATCGTCGGCTACGCCATCTCGCCGTTGCTGGCACGGACCGACCAGACCGAGACCTCGATGATGCTCCCGGTGGTCGCCGGCGCGATCAAGAGCGCCGGCCTCACCAAGGACGACATCGGGTTCACCGTGTCGGGATCCTGCGACTACCTGTCGGGGCAGGCCTTCTCCTTCGTGTCCAACGTCGACGCCTACGGCGCGTGGCCACCCATCAACGAGTCCCACGTGGAGATGGACGGGGCCTGGGCGCTCTACGAGGCCTACGTCCGCCTCCTCCAGGGCGACATCGACACCGCCGTCGCCGCCGGGGTGGGGAAGAACTCCAACTCCGACCCCGAGACGCTCTACACGATCGAGATGGACCCCTACTACCTGACGCCGCTCGGCGCCGACCCCTACTCCCTCGCCGCGCTGCAGGCCCGGGCGCTGCTCGAGTCGGGCAAGGCCACCGAGGCCGACTTCGCCGAGGTGGTGTCGCGCAACCTCGCCGCCGCCGAGACCAACGAGCACGCCCTCGTGTCCGGTCAGCACTCGGTGGAGGAGCTGCTCGCCGAGCCGTACGTGCGAAACCCGCTGCGCCGCCACGACCTCTGGACCACCACGGACGGCTGTGCCGCGGTGGTGCTGGCGAGGGGTCAGCGGGCCTACGAGCTGTGCGAGCGCCCGGCCTGGATCACGGGCATCGACCACCGCATCGAGCCCCACCTGCCCACGCTGCGCCACGACCTCACCCGGTCGGTCTCGACCGAGCAGGCCGCCGCAGGCGCCGGCCTCGCCGCCGGGCCGGTCGAGGTGGCCGAGCTCTCCGCCCCGGTGAGCTACCAGGAGCTGATCCTCACCGAGGCCCTCGGCCTGGGCGACGCCACCGAGGTCAACCCCTCCGGGGGTGCCCTCGGGGCCAACCCGGTGATGGTCACCGGGCTCATCCGCATGATCGAAGCCGCCAAGCAGATCACGGAGAACGGCAAGCACCGCACCCTGGCCCACGCCACGTCCGGTCCCTGCCTCCAACAGAACCTCGTTGCGATCCTGGAGGGTGACGAATGA
- a CDS encoding thiolase domain-containing protein yields MSHQPVAVVGIGQTHHKKRRGDVSIAGLVREAAVRALEDANMDWGDIDAVVLGKAPDLFEGVMKPEMFLADALGANGKPMFRVHTAGSVGGSTGIVGAHLVSSGRHKRVLSVAFEKQSEGNAQFALGGGKGGSIGAGGAFAPFIRAYIRRSGAPEDVGWKVAVKDRLNGAKNPYAHLKLADITIEKVKESPMMWDPLHFLESCPSSDGACAVVFTDEAGGKAASKPPAWVLATAMKSEPSTFAGRDPVSPKGAHMCSDEIYKAVGITNPREQIDCAELYVPFSWYEPMWLEAHDIAAPGEGWQMTANGDTELTGSFPVNMSGGVLSSNPIGASGLLRFSEAALQVRGQAGEHQVGGAKLALAQAYGANAQFYAMWAVGSSLDPLG; encoded by the coding sequence ATGAGCCACCAGCCCGTAGCCGTCGTCGGCATCGGTCAGACCCACCACAAGAAGCGGCGGGGCGACGTCTCCATCGCCGGCCTCGTCCGCGAGGCGGCCGTCCGCGCCCTCGAGGACGCCAACATGGACTGGGGCGACATCGACGCCGTGGTCCTCGGCAAGGCCCCCGACCTCTTCGAGGGCGTCATGAAGCCCGAGATGTTCCTCGCCGACGCCCTCGGCGCCAACGGCAAGCCCATGTTCCGGGTGCACACCGCCGGATCGGTGGGCGGCTCGACGGGCATCGTCGGGGCGCACCTCGTGTCGAGCGGTCGGCACAAGCGCGTCCTGTCGGTGGCTTTCGAGAAGCAGTCCGAGGGCAACGCCCAGTTCGCCCTCGGGGGCGGCAAGGGCGGCTCGATCGGCGCCGGTGGTGCGTTCGCACCGTTCATCCGGGCCTACATCCGCCGCTCGGGCGCACCCGAGGACGTGGGCTGGAAGGTGGCCGTCAAGGACCGCCTGAACGGGGCCAAGAACCCCTACGCCCACCTCAAGCTGGCCGACATCACCATCGAGAAGGTCAAGGAGTCCCCGATGATGTGGGACCCCCTCCACTTCCTGGAGTCGTGCCCCTCCTCCGACGGCGCGTGCGCGGTGGTGTTCACCGACGAAGCCGGGGGCAAGGCAGCGTCGAAGCCGCCCGCGTGGGTGCTGGCCACCGCCATGAAGTCCGAGCCGTCCACGTTCGCGGGCCGGGATCCGGTCAGCCCCAAGGGGGCCCACATGTGCTCGGACGAGATCTACAAGGCGGTCGGCATCACCAACCCGCGAGAGCAGATCGACTGCGCCGAGCTCTATGTGCCCTTCTCGTGGTACGAGCCGATGTGGCTCGAGGCCCACGACATCGCCGCCCCCGGTGAGGGATGGCAGATGACGGCCAACGGCGACACCGAGCTCACGGGATCGTTCCCCGTGAACATGTCGGGCGGGGTGCTCTCGTCGAACCCGATCGGCGCCTCGGGCCTGTTGCGCTTCTCCGAGGCCGCGCTGCAGGTGCGCGGCCAGGCCGGGGAGCACCAGGTGGGGGGCGCCAAGCTGGCGCTCGCCCAGGCGTACGGGGCCAACGCCCAGTTCTACGCCATGTGGGCGGTCGGGAGCTCCCTCGACCCGTTGGGCTAG
- a CDS encoding patatin-like phospholipase family protein: protein MGKALVLGGGGVAGVAWETGLLLGLSEAGVDLTDADLVVGTSAGSVVAAQVTTGLALVDLQARQLRPLSESAEKAVDFDTEAFVVTMMELFADRPEPHELRRRLGALALAAETVPEAERRAIIEARLPVQEWPDRALVITAVDAANGDFVPFDRTSGVSLVDAVGASCAVPGVWPPVTIGDRRYIDGGVRSTVNADLATGHERVVVVAPIAMGLAGSIHHEIEALEAEGSDVAVVVADEASVAAFGTNPLHPATREPSARAGRAQGPAVARAVAEVWG from the coding sequence ATGGGCAAGGCACTGGTGCTGGGCGGCGGAGGCGTGGCCGGCGTCGCCTGGGAGACGGGGCTCCTCCTGGGGCTGTCCGAGGCGGGGGTGGACCTGACCGACGCCGACCTGGTCGTGGGCACCTCGGCGGGATCCGTGGTGGCGGCCCAGGTCACCACCGGGCTCGCGCTGGTCGACCTCCAGGCGCGTCAGCTCCGTCCCCTGTCGGAGTCGGCGGAGAAGGCGGTCGACTTCGACACCGAGGCCTTCGTCGTCACGATGATGGAGCTCTTCGCCGACCGGCCCGAGCCCCACGAGCTGCGTCGGCGTCTCGGGGCGCTGGCGCTCGCCGCCGAGACCGTGCCGGAAGCCGAGCGTCGGGCGATCATCGAGGCCCGCCTCCCGGTGCAGGAGTGGCCCGACCGGGCCCTGGTCATCACCGCCGTCGACGCCGCCAACGGCGACTTCGTCCCGTTCGACCGGACGTCGGGCGTCAGCCTCGTCGACGCCGTGGGGGCGAGTTGCGCCGTGCCGGGCGTCTGGCCACCCGTGACCATCGGGGACCGGCGCTACATCGACGGGGGTGTGAGGTCGACGGTGAACGCCGACCTCGCCACCGGCCACGAGCGGGTGGTCGTCGTCGCCCCGATCGCCATGGGACTGGCCGGGAGCATCCACCACGAGATCGAGGCGCTGGAGGCCGAGGGCTCGGACGTGGCCGTCGTCGTGGCCGACGAGGCAAGCGTGGCGGCGTTCGGCACCAACCCGTTGCACCCCGCCACGCGCGAACCGTCGGCTCGGGCCGGCCGGGCCCAGGGCCCGGCGGTGGCCCGAGCCGTCGCCGAGGTGTGGGGGTGA
- a CDS encoding MarR family transcriptional regulator, whose translation MSGGPPAGRFHDDAEVVEARRRLRDALQSLHRITGSSRLDRLNAARSGVSIGFAAFSVLGRVIDSGPVRMSELADAGRMQPAALTRQVQALEAEGYVVRRADPADGRASVIAVTPAGRAAHRRVDAANDALMAEQLADWSPAQLGDLVDQLDRLVSDLRAVPGTRTQRPRRTGTDG comes from the coding sequence GTGAGCGGAGGACCCCCTGCGGGTCGCTTCCATGACGATGCCGAGGTCGTCGAGGCCCGACGTCGTCTCCGCGACGCACTCCAGTCGCTGCACCGCATCACCGGCAGCTCCCGTCTGGACCGTCTCAACGCCGCCCGGTCCGGGGTGTCGATCGGTTTCGCGGCCTTCAGCGTGCTCGGCCGGGTGATCGACTCCGGACCGGTTCGGATGAGCGAGCTGGCCGATGCCGGACGGATGCAGCCGGCCGCGCTCACCCGCCAGGTCCAGGCGCTCGAGGCCGAGGGCTACGTCGTCCGCCGGGCCGATCCGGCCGACGGGAGGGCGAGCGTCATCGCCGTCACCCCGGCGGGGAGGGCCGCCCACCGTCGGGTGGATGCCGCCAACGATGCGCTCATGGCCGAGCAGCTGGCGGACTGGTCACCGGCGCAACTCGGGGACCTCGTGGACCAGCTGGACCGGCTGGTGAGCGACCTCCGCGCCGTGCCGGGGACGCGGACGCAGCGCCCCCGTCGGACCGGCACCGACGGCTGA
- a CDS encoding flippase-like domain-containing protein, protein MAATEHHDVIVSRAGRAWLGSVFGTVPVDPTRRAAGDVGRLVLAGFGIWLCLRTSPELSTLDDVGLTVASEIGDLADGLLVGLYWLGVIVPGLAVVVASLVTRRRRLLLAALGSVAVALAGGFALGTAVDLPSATTITGAGLTWEGGEPTLPVLAVALAAAVVFGALPFLMRPTRFIALGALLVAVACGALSGEALTSVVLASTLLGWGAAALVHLALGAPEGGPGIADVTIALAEIGVPVTSLVAAPDDEPTHRQFRATSADGEELSVVVVGRDATRYRTSRALVRRLWYKESGPAVGTTRLAMVERRALLMLLAERNGVAVPRLVAIGTAGPNDDALGVTLTPTGTPLDELPGELVTDGVLDDLWGNVKRLHRAGIVHGDLRAHDIVVDADGATVLVGFGSAAPAGRGARIDIDDAALLVTTASVAGADRALAAYQRVCGADALASLLPVLEAAALPPGVRRSTGGARKAMKRLREEAADMLGVEPPALEELRRVAPASLAMAVGGLLGVYLVAGELSDAGGMRSILAGAEPWWVLVVALVSQTPQLAQAVAMLGSVVQQIPLGSATAVQFANQFMGLVGGTVATTALVIRYFQRLGLGAAVAISSGVLNTVATMVTQVVLVAAGLWLSRGDWQRTGVLSGGTGSSSGSDIMSIVVIVAFLVAVVLVLPRLRHRVGTMLRPHVKVATDNLREVRHQPGKALQLFGGNAASQILFAMTLGAALLAYGESLPLMQLVVINSFASLLGGILPVPGGLGVIEAGLIAGFVAAGIPQDQATAATFTARLFTAYLPPLWGWVSLRWLRGHDYV, encoded by the coding sequence ATGGCCGCCACGGAGCACCACGACGTCATCGTGTCGCGCGCCGGTCGCGCCTGGCTCGGATCGGTGTTCGGCACCGTCCCCGTCGACCCGACCCGACGGGCGGCGGGCGACGTCGGGCGGCTCGTGCTGGCGGGGTTCGGGATCTGGCTCTGCCTACGGACGAGCCCCGAGCTGTCGACCCTCGACGACGTCGGCCTCACCGTCGCGAGCGAGATCGGCGACCTCGCCGACGGGCTCCTGGTCGGCCTCTACTGGCTCGGCGTGATCGTCCCGGGCCTCGCCGTCGTCGTGGCCAGCCTGGTCACCCGTCGCAGGCGTCTCCTCCTGGCCGCCCTCGGATCGGTGGCGGTGGCGCTGGCCGGCGGGTTCGCTCTCGGCACCGCCGTCGACCTCCCGTCCGCGACCACGATCACGGGCGCGGGGCTGACGTGGGAGGGCGGCGAACCGACCCTCCCGGTCCTCGCCGTGGCCCTGGCCGCGGCGGTCGTCTTCGGAGCCCTCCCCTTCCTGATGCGCCCCACGAGGTTCATCGCCCTCGGCGCCCTCCTGGTCGCCGTGGCGTGCGGGGCGCTGTCCGGGGAAGCCCTGACGTCCGTCGTGCTGGCCAGCACCCTCCTCGGCTGGGGGGCGGCGGCGCTGGTCCACCTCGCCCTCGGCGCCCCCGAGGGCGGGCCGGGGATCGCCGACGTCACCATCGCCCTCGCCGAGATCGGCGTACCCGTGACGTCACTCGTGGCGGCCCCCGACGACGAGCCGACGCACCGCCAGTTCCGGGCGACGTCGGCCGACGGTGAGGAGCTGTCGGTGGTGGTCGTCGGCCGCGACGCGACCCGCTACCGCACCTCCCGGGCCCTCGTCCGCCGCCTCTGGTACAAGGAGAGCGGACCCGCCGTCGGGACCACCCGCCTGGCCATGGTCGAGCGCCGTGCCCTGTTGATGCTGTTGGCGGAGCGCAACGGCGTGGCCGTCCCCCGTCTCGTGGCGATCGGCACGGCGGGACCGAACGACGACGCGCTGGGGGTCACCCTCACCCCCACGGGCACGCCGCTCGACGAGCTCCCCGGGGAGCTCGTCACCGACGGGGTCCTCGACGACCTCTGGGGCAACGTGAAGCGCCTGCACAGGGCAGGCATCGTGCACGGTGACCTTCGCGCCCACGACATCGTGGTCGACGCGGACGGCGCGACCGTGCTCGTCGGCTTCGGCTCGGCCGCACCGGCCGGCCGCGGCGCCAGGATCGACATCGACGACGCCGCCCTGCTGGTCACCACCGCCTCGGTGGCCGGGGCGGACAGGGCGCTGGCCGCGTACCAGCGCGTGTGCGGGGCCGACGCGCTCGCCTCGCTCCTCCCCGTGCTCGAGGCGGCCGCGTTGCCACCGGGGGTCCGCCGTTCGACGGGCGGGGCCCGCAAGGCGATGAAGCGGCTGCGCGAGGAGGCCGCCGACATGTTGGGGGTCGAGCCTCCCGCCCTCGAGGAGCTGCGCCGCGTGGCACCGGCCAGCCTGGCCATGGCTGTCGGCGGCCTGCTCGGCGTGTACCTCGTCGCCGGGGAGCTCTCGGACGCCGGGGGCATGCGGTCGATCCTGGCGGGGGCCGAACCGTGGTGGGTGCTGGTGGTGGCCCTCGTGTCCCAGACCCCGCAGCTCGCGCAGGCCGTCGCCATGCTCGGCTCCGTGGTGCAGCAGATCCCCCTCGGATCGGCCACCGCCGTCCAGTTCGCCAACCAGTTCATGGGACTGGTCGGGGGCACCGTCGCCACCACCGCCCTCGTCATCCGGTACTTCCAACGCCTCGGCCTGGGTGCCGCGGTGGCGATCAGCTCCGGCGTCCTCAACACCGTGGCGACCATGGTGACCCAGGTCGTGTTGGTGGCCGCCGGGCTGTGGCTGTCCCGCGGCGACTGGCAACGCACCGGCGTGCTCTCCGGGGGAACCGGGTCGAGCTCGGGCAGCGACATCATGTCGATCGTCGTCATCGTCGCCTTCCTGGTCGCCGTCGTGCTCGTGCTCCCCCGGCTGCGCCACCGCGTCGGCACCATGCTCCGCCCGCACGTCAAGGTCGCCACCGACAACCTCCGGGAGGTGCGCCACCAGCCCGGCAAGGCGCTCCAGCTCTTCGGGGGCAACGCCGCGTCACAGATCCTGTTCGCCATGACCCTCGGCGCCGCGCTGCTGGCCTACGGCGAGTCGCTCCCCCTCATGCAGCTCGTGGTGATCAACTCGTTCGCGTCCCTGCTCGGCGGCATCCTCCCCGTGCCCGGTGGCCTCGGGGTCATCGAGGCCGGTCTGATCGCCGGGTTCGTGGCCGCCGGGATCCCCCAGGACCAGGCCACCGCCGCCACCTTCACCGCCCGGCTCTTCACCGCCTACCTCCCCCCGCTGTGGGGGTGGGTGTCCCTGCGGTGGTTGCGCGGCCACGACTACGTCTGA